A region of the Candidatus Zixiibacteriota bacterium genome:
CAGAATTTCAGTGGAGGGGGTACCAGGGTATGAGGCCGCCAGCGCAACTCCGGCCTCATATGCACCGCGTGCGACCGCTTCGTTGCCGGACAATAATTCTCTCATAAGGGAGTCACTCTATAGAAAAACATGTCATTTCCAACCCATCGTCCGTCACAGGGGATTCCTGTGTGAAGTTTTTCACAAAAAATACCGTCCGAGAACGCGGACGGCAAGGGGTATTTTTACTGCACCATAAGCATAACAGTCTTCAGTAGGTCAAAACCCCAACGATGCAATTCCGTCGGAAGGGGTTTTGACGATTGACGGCTCAGAGACGAGCGCAAAACAGGCAATTTTGTGGCCTTGAACAAGAAGGGTGTGGACATCGTAAGTCTACCTTTCTATACTGGCGGTCAGCCGTTGACCATAGAAAGGAGCCGAATGAACTACCTACACAACTGGTTCAATCTGAAGGAAAGTTACAAAGATCTTGAGTTTTGCGACGCCCTCAACAAGTACTTGGGTTTATTGAAGAGCAAGGGGCTGATCGAGGGATTTAGGTTGACTCGCAGGAAGTTCGGCTTTGGGCCGGAGGGGATCGGTGAGTTCCATGTTGTCATCGAGACGACCGACCTGGCACAACTCGATTCAGCTTTTAATCTGGTCGCCACGCGAAGCGGCGAGACCGAGGATGCACATCGCGGTGTCTGGTCGGCCGTCAAGGACCTGAAGGTTGCTCTGTACCGGGACTTCCCCGACCCACAGAGAGTGCAGTGAAGTGTTGACAGACTCGGGGAATATCGGGTCAAATAGCGAATGCTACAGGCTAATCATGCCACTGCCTTCACAGCCAACCCGATCAGGATGAGCCCTCCGATCACGCCGGCTGTCCGGCTGAATCTGAGTCCGACAATGCGGCCAAAAGCCAGTCCCACGATGGTCATGGCAGCAGCCACTACGCCGATCAACAGAGCGGGATTGAGAATCTGAACCCCGACCAGCGCCAGCGACAATCCGGCCGCCAGGGCGTCGACCGAGGTTGCCAGCATAAGCAGAATCAGGCTGGCTCCCCGAGTGGGGTCCCCTTTCCAGTGATGATCTTCGTGGTGTAATTGCTCCCCGATCAGGCGTACGCCGATCACCAGTAGTACTGCCGCAGCCAGCCAGTCTCCGAGATCCCCAACCACGAGGTTTACATACTCCCCCGCATACCAGCCAACGAGCGGCATACCAAACTGAGCAAATCCGAAATGCCAGGACAGCCGAAAAATGGTCCACCGGTCGAGCTCACCCAGCTTTATCCCCACCGCCACCGCTACCGCAAATGCATCAAAGGCCAGCGCAAAAGCCAAGGCTATAATATCGTGAAGGTGCAACGGTCCGGTGCCTTCTTAACCCATTGATCCATAAGCCAATAAAAGCTCACGGAAGTAAACGTTTGGGCTATGCTCAGGCAAGTGGCAGTTGAGGAAAAATATCACAAAGAGGAAACTGGACAAAGGAACTAAACTTTCCGAGAAATAGTTACATAGATAGTTTACAAAGAGGTAAAGATTTTGTATATTCGCGGGTAGAAAGAATGAGCGTCAAGATGAGAGAATTGGAGCTATGAGAATTTCGGCTGTCGAGGAATACGGGCTCCGGTGTTTGTTGGCTCTGGCCCGGAAAGGTCGCAAAGGTCAGCTGTCGATTTCTGAGATCGCTGAACTGGAAGGGTTGTCGGTGCCATATGCGTCGAAGCTGCTGGCGATCCTTCGCCGGGCAGGTTTGGTAGT
Encoded here:
- a CDS encoding DUF6614 family protein; the protein is MNYLHNWFNLKESYKDLEFCDALNKYLGLLKSKGLIEGFRLTRRKFGFGPEGIGEFHVVIETTDLAQLDSAFNLVATRSGETEDAHRGVWSAVKDLKVALYRDFPDPQRVQ
- a CDS encoding manganese efflux pump — protein: MAFALAFDAFAVAVAVGIKLGELDRWTIFRLSWHFGFAQFGMPLVGWYAGEYVNLVVGDLGDWLAAAVLLVIGVRLIGEQLHHEDHHWKGDPTRGASLILLMLATSVDALAAGLSLALVGVQILNPALLIGVVAAAMTIVGLAFGRIVGLRFSRTAGVIGGLILIGLAVKAVA